The following proteins come from a genomic window of Nodosilinea sp. FACHB-141:
- the sfsA gene encoding DNA/RNA nuclease SfsA: MTADWFYPFPPLIEGTVLKRYKRFFVDIELETGQVIVAHCPNTGPMTGVYHVGGRALVSYNSNPKRKLAYTWELAEVCDTVPTWAGVNTARPNRVVKSLLEARQIPELGDYTSIRPEVRYGGDGKSRIDFVISGEDTALTTYVEVKNTTWAKGTLALFPDTVTTRGQKHLRELAALVPETQAAMLYFISRGDCTDFAPGDETDPTYGLLLREAIAKGVKVLPCRFEVTPAGLRYLGLANLRLN, encoded by the coding sequence ATGACTGCCGACTGGTTCTATCCTTTTCCGCCCTTGATTGAGGGCACAGTACTCAAGCGCTACAAGCGATTTTTTGTTGATATTGAGCTAGAAACCGGTCAGGTAATCGTTGCCCACTGCCCTAATACCGGACCTATGACTGGGGTATACCACGTCGGTGGACGCGCACTGGTTTCCTACAACTCCAACCCCAAACGGAAGCTGGCTTACACCTGGGAACTGGCAGAGGTGTGCGACACTGTGCCCACCTGGGCCGGAGTCAACACAGCGCGGCCCAATCGCGTGGTGAAGTCGCTGCTGGAGGCACGACAAATTCCAGAGCTAGGCGACTACACTTCCATTCGCCCAGAGGTGCGCTACGGCGGTGACGGCAAAAGCCGAATCGACTTTGTCATTTCTGGGGAGGATACAGCCTTAACAACCTACGTTGAGGTCAAAAATACCACCTGGGCCAAGGGCACCCTGGCCCTGTTTCCCGATACAGTGACCACCCGCGGCCAAAAGCATTTAAGAGAACTGGCGGCGCTGGTTCCTGAAACCCAGGCGGCGATGCTGTACTTCATCAGCCGAGGCGACTGTACCGACTTTGCCCCTGGAGACGAGACCGACCCCACGTATGGCCTGCTGCTGCGTGAAGCCATAGCGAAGGGCGTTAAGGTGCTGCCCTGCCGGTTTGAAGTGACTCCGGCTGGGCTGCGATATTTGGGTTTGGCAAATCTGAGGCTGAATTGA
- a CDS encoding HEAT repeat domain-containing protein — MVVAVHHLAAAQDVAAIPTLITVLGYNNPGAAVAAVDGLVALGQDAVPALLEQIDGYNYGARAWAIRAVALIGDPRALPVLLETAKGDFALSVRRAAARGLGTIDWAKLPTDQAPSSQQEVLDVLIGAAQDPEWVVRYAAMAALEGLAKALAEPETQKPPILVCLQQAFHHDETPAVQARACKALEALGELVDAMN, encoded by the coding sequence ATGGTTGTTGCGGTCCATCATCTAGCAGCTGCTCAAGATGTCGCCGCTATCCCTACCCTAATTACCGTGCTGGGCTATAACAATCCTGGTGCTGCGGTGGCCGCAGTGGATGGGCTGGTGGCCCTAGGCCAAGACGCAGTGCCGGCGCTGTTAGAACAAATTGATGGCTACAACTATGGCGCTAGAGCCTGGGCTATTCGGGCCGTGGCCCTGATTGGCGACCCCCGTGCCCTGCCCGTGCTGCTAGAAACGGCCAAAGGAGATTTTGCCCTAAGCGTACGCCGCGCCGCAGCCCGAGGGTTGGGCACCATCGATTGGGCTAAGCTGCCTACCGACCAAGCGCCCTCATCTCAACAAGAGGTGCTTGACGTATTGATTGGAGCGGCCCAGGACCCAGAATGGGTAGTGCGCTACGCAGCAATGGCTGCTCTCGAAGGCCTAGCAAAAGCTCTAGCGGAGCCTGAAACTCAAAAGCCGCCGATTCTCGTCTGTCTTCAGCAGGCCTTTCACCATGACGAAACTCCTGCTGTGCAGGCCCGGGCCTGTAAGGCCCTAGAGGCCTTGGGAGAATTGGTCGACGCTATGAATTAA
- a CDS encoding WecB/TagA/CpsF family glycosyltransferase: MAVAQSNAPEVLQVMGLPVHWRTDYANWLVDQYRRGYGAHVVTLNAEMAMQADQNPDLRQVIVNAELVIPDGAGVVLYFRTKGQRIARAPGIELAATVLKRISPQETVFMYGGVPGVADRAAMYWQRQIAGLKVVGTQHGYLGPTDQPEFLRHLEQLQPSVILVGMGVPRQELWIRDHRYLCPNSVWIGVGGSFDIWAGVKSRAPEWMCNNHLEWLYRLYKEPWRWRRMLALPHFAWRSLTYSAR; the protein is encoded by the coding sequence ATGGCGGTGGCACAGTCAAATGCACCAGAAGTCTTGCAGGTGATGGGGCTGCCTGTTCACTGGCGGACCGACTATGCAAACTGGCTCGTCGATCAGTATCGTCGAGGGTATGGGGCTCATGTGGTCACTCTGAATGCCGAAATGGCCATGCAGGCCGACCAAAACCCCGACCTGCGACAGGTCATCGTCAATGCCGAACTTGTGATTCCCGACGGGGCGGGGGTCGTGCTCTACTTTCGTACCAAGGGGCAGCGGATAGCGCGCGCGCCGGGTATTGAGCTGGCTGCCACAGTACTCAAGCGCATCTCTCCCCAAGAGACAGTCTTTATGTATGGCGGTGTACCCGGCGTGGCCGATCGCGCCGCTATGTATTGGCAGCGCCAGATAGCCGGGCTTAAGGTAGTGGGCACCCAACATGGCTACCTAGGGCCAACCGATCAACCCGAGTTTTTGCGCCATTTAGAGCAGCTCCAGCCCAGCGTGATTTTGGTTGGTATGGGTGTGCCCAGACAAGAACTGTGGATTCGTGACCACCGCTACCTCTGCCCCAACAGCGTGTGGATTGGCGTCGGCGGCAGCTTTGATATCTGGGCCGGGGTCAAGTCTCGCGCCCCCGAGTGGATGTGCAACAATCACCTGGAATGGCTCTACCGCCTTTACAAAGAGCCCTGGCGCTGGCGGCGGATGTTGGCGTTGCCTCATTTTGCGTGGCGATCGCTCACCTACTCGGCCCGCTAG